The following are encoded in a window of Acropora muricata isolate sample 2 chromosome 6, ASM3666990v1, whole genome shotgun sequence genomic DNA:
- the LOC136920397 gene encoding uncharacterized protein yields MHEFLTWLLKLFTLLLVIRGYCFRALISHEIMYFKNNQNVGNLLLFVVSHVVVKMAESFATNTVSRFRSPKTGEEESKLLQGSIPKSTAYKTKWAIKIFHEWQINRKVKGPVLDAGGAFKDYGDLYKVQSLCTDLANMAANALNYWLSKFVQEVANSEGKVYPARTLYGIICGIRRHLEETVGSEALNPLDASDKR; encoded by the coding sequence atGCACGAGTTTTTGACATGGcttctaaaactattcacacttcttttagtaattagggggtattgtttccgtgctttaatttcacatgagattatgtattttaaaaataatcaaaatgtgggaaatttgttgttgttcgttgtaAGTCATGTGGTAGTGAAGATGGCGGAGTCTTTTGCAACGAATACCGTAAGCCGTTTTCGTTCTCCAAAAACTGGGGAAGAAGAATCAAAGTTGCTGCAAGGGAGCATTCCTAAgtcaactgcctacaaaaccaaatgggcgattaaaatttttcacgaatggcagataaatagaaaagttaaaggtcCTGTACTTGATGCTGGTGGCGCTTTTAAAGATTATGGAGATTTGTACAAAGTTCAGTCGTTGTGTacagatttggcaaatatggctgCCAACGCTTTAAACTACTGGCTGAGTAAATTTGTCCAGGAGGTTGCGAATAGTGAAGGGAAGGTGTATCCAGCAAGGACACTTTATGGAATTATCTGTGGCATCCGAAGGCATTTAGAAGAAACTGTGGGAAGCGAAGCATTAAATCCTTTAGATGCTTCGGATAAACGGTAA